In a single window of the Solea solea chromosome 14, fSolSol10.1, whole genome shotgun sequence genome:
- the bod1l1 gene encoding biorientation of chromosomes in cell division protein 1-like 1 isoform X2 encodes MAGLPPGDPQLVSMIVNHLKTQGLFDQFRRDCLADVDTKPAYLNLKQRVDNFVSNHLSNHTWSPHLNKNQLRNNIRQLVLQSGMLEQGVDRIVAQVVDPKVNHIFRPQVERVVREFLSPGSSSEEPPAPPPPTEIKPDSSIPEQASTSAPTTTAASDAMSILDTITSLNQEASVRASSGTEKGRKGQASDEPMQLVEESDQEMSIVEEEDGDHEGKAVEEAEEMKEASEISMLEVKTEDTQEQMDLDREEGLLEDVKMEDEESEAQEQKKEDRDYVISRFTGKPSEEKQDDELLNSTSQAKQKAKERIKEEYSLEDSDLEGLSDITVSSVHTSDLSSFEEESEDDELMSDSSEEGELPPDGEEAEQNDTTEDAGEEERKPRRKAYVHKPFLYSRYYSDSDDEITVEERRRNAAKDKEERLLKRQQNRERMEEKRKQKAVQAEEQEYKKQKGGSSAGPERPRAKEARKERKVLEKKMALNRKRKLDSRKEGDVASKKKGDTGGEGSKKMEVKSATSKTPQPKLIRNLSESASSDERHRRTSGSVSEDSSETKKLSDKSRTHSFILELEQGSQEALKQRSVGKFDRLSRKELHSKERKEKERSLSDERAKLKQKQEKKSEYSTEESQQKDGVKLATEEKAEKKPKIKSDKKMTGNSKEGKASEGVADEGPKEAKKVKAPSNEAVKVEKDKDKQKEKMKEKDKDRSKEREKAKGEKTSAKSDFKQLLRPESAGSSEDRSDMEPGPDGSKKKEKHSKDILKRSKSCPEDRQGEKPKSTTEGKDSEKDKIKLDQDSQKSNKPSSETDKDPKRVKPTEKGKLLEKSKSKVESKTLLKTDKKIQSLEVKSAAGAATSKPETTKDRKKEGTAKEQRRTSEELSHERSENKSAKKKVEKKDKVSEKKADAQEEKKAPVEENLENVDKSEAKTFVSAMSLETEEPSKKQFLLPDTSTDSEPVTTTVTTSFSDDTCDALSDITPEPPEGETESRLSDLPSVPAEANALLTLMDVCTSAEMRLPTESIQEEVTAEIAFEEADMKMKEAALTLLSMDPDSTMSSRLISHCSREEQEVNLPVPQPMEMAAAKEEERPPPETEVAATEMSSTPSQQTAGFMEETPNSAEEMESPEKEMDMSNVETSQALPPQDDNATSNDCQASSNEDKTNTAEMTPDTQSQDKMASPAIHKEAAADVVVSETEGVRENTEENMASIVCDASEQDSEMCSQQDESEPDLPVTNIGLEQSVESVAEENQAATAVNEDESEKKTQEEDSVAAEKSDLQPMETNVPEVSEEEVREGEAECQPKLVKQISNISSTDSQEEEKGSDLSEKEEKTEGRGRRKRKLSTQKVTAVKESGDERDENESMEQSSVEEKVVDVKTPRRGRSSRLTEETEKDHFKEPEKTEETPSRRRRRSGAATKETTADEKKDEDDADQTSSDKPAEEEEKEEKTEEENAPETHEDSENSTDIRKSALKRKMSEEMEETVEETQAEKETEEENGQQEEEISQQGEEKGQREEEKGQQEEEIRQQEEEKGEQEEEISQQEEEKGQQEEEISQQDLEKGQQEEEIRQQEEEKGQLEEENSQQEEEIRQQEEEKGQLEEENSQQEEEIGQQEEEISQQEEEICRQEEEICQQEEEISQQEEENGQQAQTEQQSEKDSGGSPSLSQSEEQEEVKMESDSEKKPDDAEEEEEEDKDEEEQQQQQQQQQQQQQQQEDQDMTPKRKRGRPSKAAAATDDSDKKDKKAEDKESEPNDEEEEEEEDGEGEKGTATRATTRLASRLEAERNKPSKPSTRASRQSGKDETAAGTRGTRGQAVAAKGGRKREASPPAVRTRGGQKSEEPPSKRAKR; translated from the exons ATGGCTGGTTTACCTCCCGGAGACCCGCAGCTGGTCTCAATGATCgtcaatcatttaaaaacacagggaCTCTTCGACCAGTTCAGGAGGGACTGTTTGGCAGACGTTGATACGAAG cCAGCTTACTTGAACCTGAAACAAAGAGTGGACAACTTTGTCTCTAATCACCTCTCTAATCACACATGGAGCCCACATTTGAACAAAAACCAGCTGAGGAACAACATCAGACAGCTTGTGCTACA ATCTGGCATGCTGGAACAGGGAGTGGACAGGATCGTTGCCCAGGTGGTGGATCCCAAAGTCAACCATATATTCAGGCCACAAGTGGAGAGGGTGGTCAGAGAATTTCTGTCACCTGGCAGCTCTTCTGAGGAGCCGCCAGCCCCACCGCCGCCAACAGAGATCAAACCAGACAGCAGCATTCCTGAGCAGG CGTCAACATCTGCTCCAACTACCACTGCAGCCAGTGACGCCATGTCCATCCTGGATACGATAACTTCGCTCAATCAGGAGGCGAGTGTCAGAGCCAGCTCAGGCACAGAGAAAGGTCGAAAAGGTCAAGCTTCAGATGAGCCCATGCAGCTTGTGGAGGAGAGTGATCAGGAAATGAGTATTGTGGAGGAAGAAGACGGAGACCATGAAGGAAAAGCTGTGGAAGAGGCAGAGGAAATGAAGGAAGCATCAGAGATTTCAATGTTAGAAGTGAAGACAGAGGACACTCAGGAGCAGATGGATTTGGATAGAGAGGAGGGGTTATTAGAAGACGTGAAGATGGAGGATGAGGAGTCAGAAGCTCAGGAGCAGAAAAAGGAGGACAGAGACTACGTCATCAGCCGATTCACTGGAAAACCCTCAGAAGAGAAACAGGACGATGAGCTCCTGAATTCTACAAGTCAAGCCAAGCAAAAAGCCAAAGAGAGGATAAAGGAAG AATACTCTCTGGAGGACTCTGATCTGGAGGGTctgagtgacatcacagtgagcTCCGTCCACACCAGCGACTTGTCCTCATTTGAGGAGGAAAGTGAAGATGACGAGCTGATGTCTGACTCGTCTGAAGAAGGGGAGCTTCCACCTGATG GTGAAGAGGCAGAACAGAACGACACCACTGAAGATGCAGGAGAAGAGGAGCGCAAGCCTCGCCGCAAAGCTTATGTTCACAAGCCCTTCCTCTACTCTCGTTACTATAGTGATTCGGATGATGAAATCACTGTGGAGGAACGTCGCAGAAATGCT GCAAAGGACAAAGAAGAAAGGCTGCTCAAGAGACAGCAGAACAGAGAACGAATGGAGGAAAAGCGTAAACAGAAAGCAGTGCAGGCTGAGGAACAAG aatacaaaaaacaaaagggtGGAAGCTCTGCCGGGCCAGAGCGTCCCAGGGCCAAAGAAGCTcgtaaagagaggaaagtactGGAGAAGAAAATGGCTCtcaacaggaagaggaaactaGACTCAAG AAAAGAGGGAGATGTTGCAAGCAAGAAGAAAGGAgacacaggaggagaaggatCCAAAAAAATG GAAGTGAAATCTGCTACCTCCAAGACTCCACAGCCAAAATTGATTAGGAATCTGTCAGAGTCGGCATCATCTGATGAGAGGCACAGAAGGACAAGCGGCAGCGTCTCGGAGGATTCCAGTGAAACCAAGAAGCTGTCTGACAAAAGCCGGACACACTCCTTCATCCTGGAGTTGGAGCAAGGCTCCCAGGAGGCTCTCAAACAACGTTCGGTTGGAAAATTTGATCGTCTGTCCCGTAAAGAACTTCACTCTAAAGAACGCAAAGAGAAGGAGCGCAGCCTGTCAGATGAACGTGCcaaactgaaacaaaagcaggaaaagaAATCTGAATATTCGACAGAGGAATCTCAGCAGAAGGATGGCGTTAAATTGGCAACTGAAGAAAAAGCTGAGAAGAAACCCAAGATTAAAAGTGACAAGAAAATGACAGGAAACTCAAAAGAAGGGAAGGCATCTGAAGGTGTCGCTGATgagggtcctaaagaggcaaagAAGGTTAAAGCACCATCCAATGAGGCTGTGAAAGTAGAGAAAGACAAGGacaaacagaaggaaaaaatgaaggaaaaggaCAAAGATAGgagcaaagaaagagaaaaggcaAAAGGAGAGAAAACCTCAGCAAAAAGTGATTTCAAGCAGCTGCTTCGACCCGAGTCGGCCGGTTCTTCTGAGGATCGGTCTGACATGGAGCCTGGACCAGACGGCagcaagaagaaggagaaacacTCCAAGGATATCCTGAAAAGATCAAAGAGCTGCCCTGAGGACAGGCAAGGAGAAAAGCCCAAATCTACAACTGAAGGTAAAGATAGTGAGAAGGACAAGATTAAACTCGATCAAGACAGCCAGAAGTCAAACAAGCCTAGCTCCGAGACAGACAAAGATCCAAAAAGAGTCAAACCAACAGAGAAAGGAAAACTCTTGGAAAAATCCAAATCTAAAGTTGAATCAAAGACTCTGTTAAAGACTGATAAGAAAATTCAAAGTTTAGAAGTCAAAAGTGCAGCGGGCGCAGCTACCAGCAAACCTGAGACAACAAAAGATAGGAAAAAAGAGGGAACTGCAAAGGAACAACGGAGAACCTCTGAAGAACTGTCACACGAAAGATCGGAAAATAAGAGTGCAAAGAAAAAAGTGGAGAAGAAAGATAAAGTCTCAGAAAAGAAAGCTGATGCCCAAGAAGAGAAGAAAGCACCCGTAGAAGAAAACCTGGAAAACGTTGACAAATCGGAAGCAAAGACTTTTGTTTCCGCCATGAGTCTTGAGACTGAAGAGCCATCGAAGAAACAATTTCTTCTCCCAGACACGAGCACAGACTCTGAGCCCGTCACCACCACCGTCACCACGTCGTTCTCAGACGACACATGCGATGCTTTAAGTGACATCACCCCCGAACCACCTGAAGGAGAAACAGAGTCACGGCTCAGTGATTTGCCCTCTGTGCCGGCTGAGGCCAATGCTCTGCTGACTCTCATGGATGTTTGTACCTCGGCAGAGATGAGGCTTCCAACAGAGAGCATCCAAGAGGAGGTGACTGCGGAAATAGCATTTGAGGAAGCtgatatgaaaatgaaagaggCAGCTCTGACTCTGCTCTCCATGGATCCGGACAGCACAATGTCCTCCAGGTTGATAAGTCATTGTTCAAGGGAAGAACAAGAGGTGAATCTGCCCGTCCCACAACCGATGGAAATGGCTGCAGCTAAGGAGGAAGAGCGGCCTCCTCCTGAAACTGAGGTCGCTGCCACTGAGATGTCGTCAACTCCATCTCAACAGACAGCTGGGTTCATGGAGGAAACACCAAACAGTGCAG AAGAGATGGAAAGTCCAGAGAAAGAAATGGACATGTCAAATGTCGAAACCTCTCAGGCGCTTCCTCCACAG GACGACAACGCGACCTCTAATGATTGTCAGGCGTCTTCCAACGAGGATAAAACTAACACTGCTGAAATGACTCCTGATACACAGTCACAGGATAAAATGGCATCACCAGCAATTCAtaaagaag ctgctgctgatgttgttgtgtCAGAAACAGAAGGAGTCAGAGAAAACACGGAGGAAAACATGGCTTCCATTGTTTGCGATGCCTCTGAACAAGACTCTGAAATGTGCAGTCAACAAG ATGAAAGTGAGCCGGATCTTCCAGTCACAAACATAGGCTTAGAG CAGTCGGTGGAGTCGGTCGCTGAGGAGAATCAGGCCGCGACGGCTGTAAATGAGG ATGAATCTGAGAAAAAGACACAGGAGGAAGACAGTGTTGCAGCTGAGAAAAGTGATCTCCAGCCT ATGGAAACCAACGTTCCAGAGGTGTCGGAGGAGGAGGTCAGAGAAGGTGAAGCCGAGTGTCAGCCCAAACTTGTCAAACAAATCA GTAACATCTCCAGCACAGACAGCCAGGAAGAAGAGAAAGGATCAGACCTGTCAGAAAAG GAAGAGAAGACGGAGGGAAGAGGAAGACGGAAAAGAAAACTGTCCACTCAGAAAGTTACAGCTGTGAAAGAATCTG GTGACGAGAGAGATGAAAACGAAAGTATGGAGCAATCGTCTGTCGAG GAGAAGGTTGTAGACGTGAAAACACCTCGCAGGGGAAGATCATCTAGATTAACCGAGGAGACGGAGAAGGACCATTTCAAGGAGCCTGAGAAGACTGAGGAGACACCGAGCCGCAGGAGACGACGTTCAGGAGCTGCAACCAAAGAAACCACTGCTG aTGAGAAGAAAGATGAGGACGATGCTGATCAAACCTCTTCAGACAAaccagcagaggaggaagagaaggaggag AAAACTGAGGAAGAAAATGCACCAGAGACCCATGAAGATTCAGAGAACTCCACTGACATAC GTAAATCAGCACTaaagagaaaaatgtcagaggaaatggaggaaacTGTTGAG GAGACCCAGGctgaaaaagagacagaggaggaaaatggtCAGCAAGAAGAGGAAATCAGTCAGCAAGGGGAGGAAAAGGGtcaaagagaggaggaaaagggtCAGCAAGAGGAGGAAATCCGTcaacaagaggaggaaaagggTGAGCAAGAGGAGGAAATCAGTcaacaagaggaggaaaagggCCAGCAAGAGGAGGAAATCAGTCAACAAGACTTGGAAAAGGGTCAGCAAGAGGAGGAAATCcgtcagcaggaggaggaaaagggTCAGCTAGAAGAGGAAAACAGTCAACAAGAGGAGGAAATCcgtcagcaggaggaggaaaagggTCAGCTAGAAGAGGAAAACAGTCAACAAGAGGAGGAAATCGGTCAACAAGAGGAGGAAATCAGTCAGCAAGAGGAAGAAATCTGTCGGCAAGAAGAGGAAATCTGTCAGCAAGAGGAGGAAATCAGTCAACAAGAGGAGGAAAACGGTCAGCAGGCACAAACTGAGCAGCAGTCTGAAAAAGACAGTG gtgGTTCTCCGTCATTGAGCCAGTCAGAGGAACAAGAGGAGGTTAAAATGGAGAGCGACAGTGAGAAGAAACCAGACGAT gctgaggaggaggaggaggaggataaggacgaggaggagcagcaacagcagcagcagcagcagcagcagcagcagcaacagcaggaggACCAGGACATGACtccaaagagaaagagagggcgGCCttcaaaggcagcagcagccactgaTGATTCAG ataaaaaagacaaaaaagctgAAGACAAAGAAAGTGAGCCAAatgacgaagaggaggaggaggaggaggacggagagggagaaaaaggaaCTGCAACCAGAGCGACCACGCGGTTAGCGTCACGCTTAGAGGCTGAAAG AAACAAGCCAAGTAAACCATCCACCCGGGCAAGTCGACAGAGCGGTAAAGACGAGACCGCAGCTGGCACGCG CGGGACGAGGGGCCAGGCAGTGGCGGCGAAGGGGGGTCGTAAACGAGAGGCCAGCCCCCCTGCGGTGCGAACCCGGGGAGGACAGAAATCGGAGGAGCCCCCGTCCAAGAGAGCTAAACGCTGA
- the bod1l1 gene encoding biorientation of chromosomes in cell division protein 1-like 1 isoform X3 has product MAGLPPGDPQLVSMIVNHLKTQGLFDQFRRDCLADVDTKPAYLNLKQRVDNFVSNHLSNHTWSPHLNKNQLRNNIRQLVLQSGMLEQGVDRIVAQVVDPKVNHIFRPQVERVVREFLSPGSSSEEPPAPPPPTEIKPDSSIPEQASTSAPTTTAASDAMSILDTITSLNQEASVRASSGTEKGRKGQASDEPMQLVEESDQEMSIVEEEDGDHEGKAVEEAEEMKEASEISMLEVKTEDTQEQMDLDREEGLLEDVKMEDEESEAQEQKKEDRDYVISRFTGKPSEEKQDDELLNSTSQAKQKAKERIKEEYSLEDSDLEGLSDITVSSVHTSDLSSFEEESEDDELMSDSSEEGELPPDGEEAEQNDTTEDAGEEERKPRRKAYVHKPFLYSRYYSDSDDEITVEERRRNAAKDKEERLLKRQQNRERMEEKRKQKAVQAEEQEYKKQKGGSSAGPERPRAKEARKERKVLEKKMALNRKRKLDSRKEGDVASKKKGDTGGEGSKKMEVKSATSKTPQPKLIRNLSESASSDERHRRTSGSVSEDSSETKKLSDKSRTHSFILELEQGSQEALKQRSVGKFDRLSRKELHSKERKEKERSLSDERAKLKQKQEKKSEYSTEESQQKDGVKLATEEKAEKKPKIKSDKKMTGNSKEGKASEGVADEGPKEAKKVKAPSNEAVKVEKDKDKQKEKMKEKDKDRSKEREKAKGEKTSAKSDFKQLLRPESAGSSEDRSDMEPGPDGSKKKEKHSKDILKRSKSCPEDRQGEKPKSTTEGKDSEKDKIKLDQDSQKSNKPSSETDKDPKRVKPTEKGKLLEKSKSKVESKTLLKTDKKIQSLEVKSAAGAATSKPETTKDRKKEGTAKEQRRTSEELSHERSENKSAKKKVEKKDKVSEKKADAQEEKKAPVEENLENVDKSEAKTFVSAMSLETEEPSKKQFLLPDTSTDSEPVTTTVTTSFSDDTCDALSDITPEPPEGETESRLSDLPSVPAEANALLTLMDVCTSAEMRLPTESIQEEVTAEIAFEEADMKMKEAALTLLSMDPDSTMSSRLISHCSREEQEVNLPVPQPMEMAAAKEEERPPPETEVAATEMSSTPSQQTAGFMEETPNSAEEMESPEKEMDMSNVETSQALPPQDDNATSNDCQASSNEDKTNTAEMTPDTQSQDKMASPAIHKEAAADVVVSETEGVRENTEENMASIVCDASEQDSEMCSQQDESEPDLPVTNIGLESVESVAEENQAATAVNEDESEKKTQEEDSVAAEKSDLQPMETNVPEVSEEEVREGEAECQPKLVKQISNISSTDSQEEEKGSDLSEKEEKTEGRGRRKRKLSTQKVTAVKESGDERDENESMEQSSVEQEKVVDVKTPRRGRSSRLTEETEKDHFKEPEKTEETPSRRRRRSGAATKETTADEKKDEDDADQTSSDKPAEEEEKEEKTEEENAPETHEDSENSTDIRKSALKRKMSEEMEETVEETQAEKETEEENGQQEEEISQQGEEKGQREEEKGQQEEEIRQQEEEKGEQEEEISQQEEEKGQQEEEISQQDLEKGQQEEEIRQQEEEKGQLEEENSQQEEEIRQQEEEKGQLEEENSQQEEEIGQQEEEISQQEEEICRQEEEICQQEEEISQQEEENGQQAQTEQQSEKDSGGSPSLSQSEEQEEVKMESDSEKKPDDAEEEEEEDKDEEEQQQQQQQQQQQQQQQEDQDMTPKRKRGRPSKAAAATDDSDKKDKKAEDKESEPNDEEEEEEEDGEGEKGTATRATTRLASRLEAERNKPSKPSTRASRQSGKDETAAGTRGTRGQAVAAKGGRKREASPPAVRTRGGQKSEEPPSKRAKR; this is encoded by the exons ATGGCTGGTTTACCTCCCGGAGACCCGCAGCTGGTCTCAATGATCgtcaatcatttaaaaacacagggaCTCTTCGACCAGTTCAGGAGGGACTGTTTGGCAGACGTTGATACGAAG cCAGCTTACTTGAACCTGAAACAAAGAGTGGACAACTTTGTCTCTAATCACCTCTCTAATCACACATGGAGCCCACATTTGAACAAAAACCAGCTGAGGAACAACATCAGACAGCTTGTGCTACA ATCTGGCATGCTGGAACAGGGAGTGGACAGGATCGTTGCCCAGGTGGTGGATCCCAAAGTCAACCATATATTCAGGCCACAAGTGGAGAGGGTGGTCAGAGAATTTCTGTCACCTGGCAGCTCTTCTGAGGAGCCGCCAGCCCCACCGCCGCCAACAGAGATCAAACCAGACAGCAGCATTCCTGAGCAGG CGTCAACATCTGCTCCAACTACCACTGCAGCCAGTGACGCCATGTCCATCCTGGATACGATAACTTCGCTCAATCAGGAGGCGAGTGTCAGAGCCAGCTCAGGCACAGAGAAAGGTCGAAAAGGTCAAGCTTCAGATGAGCCCATGCAGCTTGTGGAGGAGAGTGATCAGGAAATGAGTATTGTGGAGGAAGAAGACGGAGACCATGAAGGAAAAGCTGTGGAAGAGGCAGAGGAAATGAAGGAAGCATCAGAGATTTCAATGTTAGAAGTGAAGACAGAGGACACTCAGGAGCAGATGGATTTGGATAGAGAGGAGGGGTTATTAGAAGACGTGAAGATGGAGGATGAGGAGTCAGAAGCTCAGGAGCAGAAAAAGGAGGACAGAGACTACGTCATCAGCCGATTCACTGGAAAACCCTCAGAAGAGAAACAGGACGATGAGCTCCTGAATTCTACAAGTCAAGCCAAGCAAAAAGCCAAAGAGAGGATAAAGGAAG AATACTCTCTGGAGGACTCTGATCTGGAGGGTctgagtgacatcacagtgagcTCCGTCCACACCAGCGACTTGTCCTCATTTGAGGAGGAAAGTGAAGATGACGAGCTGATGTCTGACTCGTCTGAAGAAGGGGAGCTTCCACCTGATG GTGAAGAGGCAGAACAGAACGACACCACTGAAGATGCAGGAGAAGAGGAGCGCAAGCCTCGCCGCAAAGCTTATGTTCACAAGCCCTTCCTCTACTCTCGTTACTATAGTGATTCGGATGATGAAATCACTGTGGAGGAACGTCGCAGAAATGCT GCAAAGGACAAAGAAGAAAGGCTGCTCAAGAGACAGCAGAACAGAGAACGAATGGAGGAAAAGCGTAAACAGAAAGCAGTGCAGGCTGAGGAACAAG aatacaaaaaacaaaagggtGGAAGCTCTGCCGGGCCAGAGCGTCCCAGGGCCAAAGAAGCTcgtaaagagaggaaagtactGGAGAAGAAAATGGCTCtcaacaggaagaggaaactaGACTCAAG AAAAGAGGGAGATGTTGCAAGCAAGAAGAAAGGAgacacaggaggagaaggatCCAAAAAAATG GAAGTGAAATCTGCTACCTCCAAGACTCCACAGCCAAAATTGATTAGGAATCTGTCAGAGTCGGCATCATCTGATGAGAGGCACAGAAGGACAAGCGGCAGCGTCTCGGAGGATTCCAGTGAAACCAAGAAGCTGTCTGACAAAAGCCGGACACACTCCTTCATCCTGGAGTTGGAGCAAGGCTCCCAGGAGGCTCTCAAACAACGTTCGGTTGGAAAATTTGATCGTCTGTCCCGTAAAGAACTTCACTCTAAAGAACGCAAAGAGAAGGAGCGCAGCCTGTCAGATGAACGTGCcaaactgaaacaaaagcaggaaaagaAATCTGAATATTCGACAGAGGAATCTCAGCAGAAGGATGGCGTTAAATTGGCAACTGAAGAAAAAGCTGAGAAGAAACCCAAGATTAAAAGTGACAAGAAAATGACAGGAAACTCAAAAGAAGGGAAGGCATCTGAAGGTGTCGCTGATgagggtcctaaagaggcaaagAAGGTTAAAGCACCATCCAATGAGGCTGTGAAAGTAGAGAAAGACAAGGacaaacagaaggaaaaaatgaaggaaaaggaCAAAGATAGgagcaaagaaagagaaaaggcaAAAGGAGAGAAAACCTCAGCAAAAAGTGATTTCAAGCAGCTGCTTCGACCCGAGTCGGCCGGTTCTTCTGAGGATCGGTCTGACATGGAGCCTGGACCAGACGGCagcaagaagaaggagaaacacTCCAAGGATATCCTGAAAAGATCAAAGAGCTGCCCTGAGGACAGGCAAGGAGAAAAGCCCAAATCTACAACTGAAGGTAAAGATAGTGAGAAGGACAAGATTAAACTCGATCAAGACAGCCAGAAGTCAAACAAGCCTAGCTCCGAGACAGACAAAGATCCAAAAAGAGTCAAACCAACAGAGAAAGGAAAACTCTTGGAAAAATCCAAATCTAAAGTTGAATCAAAGACTCTGTTAAAGACTGATAAGAAAATTCAAAGTTTAGAAGTCAAAAGTGCAGCGGGCGCAGCTACCAGCAAACCTGAGACAACAAAAGATAGGAAAAAAGAGGGAACTGCAAAGGAACAACGGAGAACCTCTGAAGAACTGTCACACGAAAGATCGGAAAATAAGAGTGCAAAGAAAAAAGTGGAGAAGAAAGATAAAGTCTCAGAAAAGAAAGCTGATGCCCAAGAAGAGAAGAAAGCACCCGTAGAAGAAAACCTGGAAAACGTTGACAAATCGGAAGCAAAGACTTTTGTTTCCGCCATGAGTCTTGAGACTGAAGAGCCATCGAAGAAACAATTTCTTCTCCCAGACACGAGCACAGACTCTGAGCCCGTCACCACCACCGTCACCACGTCGTTCTCAGACGACACATGCGATGCTTTAAGTGACATCACCCCCGAACCACCTGAAGGAGAAACAGAGTCACGGCTCAGTGATTTGCCCTCTGTGCCGGCTGAGGCCAATGCTCTGCTGACTCTCATGGATGTTTGTACCTCGGCAGAGATGAGGCTTCCAACAGAGAGCATCCAAGAGGAGGTGACTGCGGAAATAGCATTTGAGGAAGCtgatatgaaaatgaaagaggCAGCTCTGACTCTGCTCTCCATGGATCCGGACAGCACAATGTCCTCCAGGTTGATAAGTCATTGTTCAAGGGAAGAACAAGAGGTGAATCTGCCCGTCCCACAACCGATGGAAATGGCTGCAGCTAAGGAGGAAGAGCGGCCTCCTCCTGAAACTGAGGTCGCTGCCACTGAGATGTCGTCAACTCCATCTCAACAGACAGCTGGGTTCATGGAGGAAACACCAAACAGTGCAG AAGAGATGGAAAGTCCAGAGAAAGAAATGGACATGTCAAATGTCGAAACCTCTCAGGCGCTTCCTCCACAG GACGACAACGCGACCTCTAATGATTGTCAGGCGTCTTCCAACGAGGATAAAACTAACACTGCTGAAATGACTCCTGATACACAGTCACAGGATAAAATGGCATCACCAGCAATTCAtaaagaag ctgctgctgatgttgttgtgtCAGAAACAGAAGGAGTCAGAGAAAACACGGAGGAAAACATGGCTTCCATTGTTTGCGATGCCTCTGAACAAGACTCTGAAATGTGCAGTCAACAAG ATGAAAGTGAGCCGGATCTTCCAGTCACAAACATAGGCTTAGAG TCGGTGGAGTCGGTCGCTGAGGAGAATCAGGCCGCGACGGCTGTAAATGAGG ATGAATCTGAGAAAAAGACACAGGAGGAAGACAGTGTTGCAGCTGAGAAAAGTGATCTCCAGCCT ATGGAAACCAACGTTCCAGAGGTGTCGGAGGAGGAGGTCAGAGAAGGTGAAGCCGAGTGTCAGCCCAAACTTGTCAAACAAATCA GTAACATCTCCAGCACAGACAGCCAGGAAGAAGAGAAAGGATCAGACCTGTCAGAAAAG GAAGAGAAGACGGAGGGAAGAGGAAGACGGAAAAGAAAACTGTCCACTCAGAAAGTTACAGCTGTGAAAGAATCTG GTGACGAGAGAGATGAAAACGAAAGTATGGAGCAATCGTCTGTCGAG CAGGAGAAGGTTGTAGACGTGAAAACACCTCGCAGGGGAAGATCATCTAGATTAACCGAGGAGACGGAGAAGGACCATTTCAAGGAGCCTGAGAAGACTGAGGAGACACCGAGCCGCAGGAGACGACGTTCAGGAGCTGCAACCAAAGAAACCACTGCTG aTGAGAAGAAAGATGAGGACGATGCTGATCAAACCTCTTCAGACAAaccagcagaggaggaagagaaggaggag AAAACTGAGGAAGAAAATGCACCAGAGACCCATGAAGATTCAGAGAACTCCACTGACATAC GTAAATCAGCACTaaagagaaaaatgtcagaggaaatggaggaaacTGTTGAG GAGACCCAGGctgaaaaagagacagaggaggaaaatggtCAGCAAGAAGAGGAAATCAGTCAGCAAGGGGAGGAAAAGGGtcaaagagaggaggaaaagggtCAGCAAGAGGAGGAAATCCGTcaacaagaggaggaaaagggTGAGCAAGAGGAGGAAATCAGTcaacaagaggaggaaaagggCCAGCAAGAGGAGGAAATCAGTCAACAAGACTTGGAAAAGGGTCAGCAAGAGGAGGAAATCcgtcagcaggaggaggaaaagggTCAGCTAGAAGAGGAAAACAGTCAACAAGAGGAGGAAATCcgtcagcaggaggaggaaaagggTCAGCTAGAAGAGGAAAACAGTCAACAAGAGGAGGAAATCGGTCAACAAGAGGAGGAAATCAGTCAGCAAGAGGAAGAAATCTGTCGGCAAGAAGAGGAAATCTGTCAGCAAGAGGAGGAAATCAGTCAACAAGAGGAGGAAAACGGTCAGCAGGCACAAACTGAGCAGCAGTCTGAAAAAGACAGTG gtgGTTCTCCGTCATTGAGCCAGTCAGAGGAACAAGAGGAGGTTAAAATGGAGAGCGACAGTGAGAAGAAACCAGACGAT gctgaggaggaggaggaggaggataaggacgaggaggagcagcaacagcagcagcagcagcagcagcagcagcagcaacagcaggaggACCAGGACATGACtccaaagagaaagagagggcgGCCttcaaaggcagcagcagccactgaTGATTCAG ataaaaaagacaaaaaagctgAAGACAAAGAAAGTGAGCCAAatgacgaagaggaggaggaggaggaggacggagagggagaaaaaggaaCTGCAACCAGAGCGACCACGCGGTTAGCGTCACGCTTAGAGGCTGAAAG AAACAAGCCAAGTAAACCATCCACCCGGGCAAGTCGACAGAGCGGTAAAGACGAGACCGCAGCTGGCACGCG CGGGACGAGGGGCCAGGCAGTGGCGGCGAAGGGGGGTCGTAAACGAGAGGCCAGCCCCCCTGCGGTGCGAACCCGGGGAGGACAGAAATCGGAGGAGCCCCCGTCCAAGAGAGCTAAACGCTGA